A window from Numida meleagris isolate 19003 breed g44 Domestic line chromosome 21, NumMel1.0, whole genome shotgun sequence encodes these proteins:
- the IDO2 gene encoding indoleamine 2,3-dioxygenase 2 isoform X1 has product MLGALLPAMQHLLHGSSFSCGSLDLPWLLGAHKSAALCASPGLRTPLLHTPLPQGQNPPSWGEDTIGVPCWSFSPCPHPGGTARSPRPQPAAGAGAQRLLIFNLYSCLLSPSGHRHPPGQGSGPGHGAGSAQSRAAQRVPAGMEAGDEKEEIPLPTVLSRFQLSEEYGFLLPNPLTELPPPYSPWMDIAHELPQLIASRQLRARIRQMPQLNTQHLRGHEELHLAHLVLSFLTMGYVWQEGEEGTMKVLPRNLAIPFWEVSQTLGLPPILSHADFVLANWRRKDPSGPLEIENLEPIISLPGGDSLRGFILVTLLVEKAAVPGIKATIQAIRAIRHRDDERLHRALQGLAAAIGDMDKALQRMHDYVDPAVFYTVIRIFLSGWRDNAAMPHGLLYEGVSEQPMAFSGGSAAQSSVLHAFDELLGIRHSQESTAFLHRMRDYMPPPHRAFIKDISRAPSLRQHILSSADTRLREAFNHCVTALADFRSHHIAIVTKYIAVAKAKAGQEEAGSIGKPPTALEAKGTGGSHIFIFLKSVRDSTREGLISA; this is encoded by the exons ATGCTGGGAGCTTTACTGCCTGCCATGCAGCACTTACTGCAtggcagcagcttcagctgtgGCTCCCTTGATTTACCTTGGCTGTTAGGAGCGCATAAatcagcagcactgtgtgcaagCCCAGGACTGAGGACTCCGTTGTTGCACACTCCACTCCCCCAGGGACAAAATCCCCCGTCCTGGGGGGAGGACACCATTGGGGTGCCATGCTGGAGCTtttccccatgtccccatcctggGGGCACAGCTCGCAGCCCCCGCCCCCAGCCCgctgcaggggctggagctCAGCGCTTGCTTATCTTCAACCTTTACTCGTGTTTGCTCAGCCCCTCCGGCCACAGGCACCCCCCAGGACAAGGTTCGGGGCCGGGGCACGGTGCTGGCTCAGCACaaagcagggcagcacagcGTGTCCCGGCTGGGATGGAGGCCGGGGACGAGAAGGAGGAGATCCCACTGCCCACGGTGCTGAGCCGCTTCCAGCTCTCGGAGGAGTACGGCTTCCTTCTGCCCAACCCTCTG ACAGAGCTGCCACCTCCCTACAGCCCTTGGATGGACATTGCCCATGAGCTGCCCCAGCTGATCGCCAGCCGCCAGCTCCGTGCACGCATCCGCCAG ATGCCACAGCTGAACACTCAACACCTCCGAGGACATGAGGAGCTGCACCTGGCCCACCTGGTGCTCAGCTTCCTCACCATGGGCTACGTGTGGCAGGAGGGCGAGGAGGGCACCATGAAG GTGCTGCCCCGCAACCTGGCTATCCCCTTCTGGGAAGTGTCACAGACCCTGGGGCTGCCCCCCATCCTCAGCCATGCAGACTTCGTCCTGGCCAACTGGAGGAGGAAGGATCCCAGCGG GCCTCTGGAAATTGA GAACCTGGAGCCCATCATATCACTGCCTGGGGGAGACAGCCTGCGCGGATTCATCCTCGTCACGCTCCTGGTGGAGAAGGCAGCTGTGCCCGGCATCAAG GCAACCATCCAGGCCATTCGCGCCATCCGGCATCGTGATGACGAGCGCCTGCACCGAGCCCTGCAGGGGCTGGCAGCGGCCATTGGAGACATGGACAAGGCCCTGCAGCGAATGCATG ATTACGTGGATCCAGCAGTATTTTACACTGTGATCAGGATCTTCCTCTCTGG CTGGCGGGACAACGCGGCCATGCCCCACGGGTTGCTCTACGAGGGCGTCTCCGAGCAGCCCATGGCGTTCTCGGGAGGCAGCGCAGCACAGAGCTCCGTGCTCCACGCGTTTGATGAGCTCCTGGGGATTCGCCATAGCCAGGAGAGCA CCGCGTTCCTACACAGGATGAGGGACTACATGCCCCCTCCCCACCGCGCCTTCATCAAGGACATCAGCCGGGCCCCCTCCCTGCGGCAGCAcatcctcagctctgcagacacGCGGCTCCGCGAGGCGTTCAACCACTGCGTCACGGCACTGGCAGACTTCAGGTCCCACCACATTGCCATCGTCACCAAGTACATCGCTGTGGCCAAGGCCAAGGcggggcaggaggaggctggtTCCATTGGGAAGCCCCCGACCGCGCTGGAGGCCAAGGGGACCGGCGGGTCACACATCTTCATCTTCCTGAAGAGCGTCAGGGACAGCACCAGAGAGGGGCTGATCAGCGCCTGA
- the IDO2 gene encoding indoleamine 2,3-dioxygenase 2 isoform X2, which translates to MRKGAHWMQSSIAGKTFKDIAQVMGVCADLVNGGCVTGALVVPCCQGLWAVTSGHPSSVCPQWEQAAAVSNVCGPRSQVAAAAAWIPRLGAGACLRDIEKLPSGHRHPPGQGSGPGHGAGSAQSRAAQRVPAGMEAGDEKEEIPLPTVLSRFQLSEEYGFLLPNPLTELPPPYSPWMDIAHELPQLIASRQLRARIRQMPQLNTQHLRGHEELHLAHLVLSFLTMGYVWQEGEEGTMKVLPRNLAIPFWEVSQTLGLPPILSHADFVLANWRRKDPSGPLEIENLEPIISLPGGDSLRGFILVTLLVEKAAVPGIKATIQAIRAIRHRDDERLHRALQGLAAAIGDMDKALQRMHDYVDPAVFYTVIRIFLSGWRDNAAMPHGLLYEGVSEQPMAFSGGSAAQSSVLHAFDELLGIRHSQESTAFLHRMRDYMPPPHRAFIKDISRAPSLRQHILSSADTRLREAFNHCVTALADFRSHHIAIVTKYIAVAKAKAGQEEAGSIGKPPTALEAKGTGGSHIFIFLKSVRDSTREGLISA; encoded by the exons ATGAGGAAGGGAGCACACTGGATGCAGAGTAGCATAGCTGGAAAGACCTTTAAAGATATTGCCCAGGTCATGGGTGTTTGTGCTGATCTTGTGAATGGAGGCTGTGTTACGGGAGCACTGGTGGTGCCGTGCTGCCAGGGGCTGTGGGCGGTGACCAGTGGGCATCCCAGTTCTGTCTGCCCACAgtgggagcaggctgcagccgTGAGCAATGTCTGTGGTCCCAGGAGCcaagtggcagcagcagcagcatggatcCCCAGGCTGGGGGCAGGAGCCTGTCTGAGAGACATTGAAAAGCT CCCCTCCGGCCACAGGCACCCCCCAGGACAAGGTTCGGGGCCGGGGCACGGTGCTGGCTCAGCACaaagcagggcagcacagcGTGTCCCGGCTGGGATGGAGGCCGGGGACGAGAAGGAGGAGATCCCACTGCCCACGGTGCTGAGCCGCTTCCAGCTCTCGGAGGAGTACGGCTTCCTTCTGCCCAACCCTCTG ACAGAGCTGCCACCTCCCTACAGCCCTTGGATGGACATTGCCCATGAGCTGCCCCAGCTGATCGCCAGCCGCCAGCTCCGTGCACGCATCCGCCAG ATGCCACAGCTGAACACTCAACACCTCCGAGGACATGAGGAGCTGCACCTGGCCCACCTGGTGCTCAGCTTCCTCACCATGGGCTACGTGTGGCAGGAGGGCGAGGAGGGCACCATGAAG GTGCTGCCCCGCAACCTGGCTATCCCCTTCTGGGAAGTGTCACAGACCCTGGGGCTGCCCCCCATCCTCAGCCATGCAGACTTCGTCCTGGCCAACTGGAGGAGGAAGGATCCCAGCGG GCCTCTGGAAATTGA GAACCTGGAGCCCATCATATCACTGCCTGGGGGAGACAGCCTGCGCGGATTCATCCTCGTCACGCTCCTGGTGGAGAAGGCAGCTGTGCCCGGCATCAAG GCAACCATCCAGGCCATTCGCGCCATCCGGCATCGTGATGACGAGCGCCTGCACCGAGCCCTGCAGGGGCTGGCAGCGGCCATTGGAGACATGGACAAGGCCCTGCAGCGAATGCATG ATTACGTGGATCCAGCAGTATTTTACACTGTGATCAGGATCTTCCTCTCTGG CTGGCGGGACAACGCGGCCATGCCCCACGGGTTGCTCTACGAGGGCGTCTCCGAGCAGCCCATGGCGTTCTCGGGAGGCAGCGCAGCACAGAGCTCCGTGCTCCACGCGTTTGATGAGCTCCTGGGGATTCGCCATAGCCAGGAGAGCA CCGCGTTCCTACACAGGATGAGGGACTACATGCCCCCTCCCCACCGCGCCTTCATCAAGGACATCAGCCGGGCCCCCTCCCTGCGGCAGCAcatcctcagctctgcagacacGCGGCTCCGCGAGGCGTTCAACCACTGCGTCACGGCACTGGCAGACTTCAGGTCCCACCACATTGCCATCGTCACCAAGTACATCGCTGTGGCCAAGGCCAAGGcggggcaggaggaggctggtTCCATTGGGAAGCCCCCGACCGCGCTGGAGGCCAAGGGGACCGGCGGGTCACACATCTTCATCTTCCTGAAGAGCGTCAGGGACAGCACCAGAGAGGGGCTGATCAGCGCCTGA